A DNA window from Amycolatopsis sp. DSM 110486 contains the following coding sequences:
- a CDS encoding NAD(P)-dependent oxidoreductase yields MTSQVVVSGPDEALPALRAAAPGRVCVVPLPSSGGPAAVRALWDVEFLVLEHQRTDLLPVLGELPALRVVQTLIAGAEWLEPYLPDRVRLSRPAGARDNAVAEWVAAALLGLASGLLLAVREQCQRRWRRTVSAELAGARAVLVGAGSIGRCARDKLAGLGASVTVVARTGRAGVHPVTELDDLVAEADAVVLLVPATAGTAGLVGAGLLARMPDGAVLVNAARGTVVDTAALTAEVLAGRLLAVLDVTDPEPLPPDHPLWTAPGCFLSPHIAGATRQGKARAIEAAADLLARYARGEG; encoded by the coding sequence ATGACGAGTCAGGTCGTGGTTTCCGGACCGGACGAGGCACTGCCCGCGCTGCGCGCCGCCGCGCCGGGGCGGGTCTGCGTCGTCCCGCTCCCCTCGTCCGGGGGACCGGCAGCGGTGCGGGCGTTGTGGGACGTCGAGTTCCTCGTGCTGGAGCACCAGCGCACCGACCTGCTCCCCGTGCTCGGCGAGCTGCCCGCGCTGCGGGTCGTGCAGACGCTGATCGCCGGTGCCGAGTGGCTCGAGCCGTACCTGCCGGACCGGGTGCGGCTGAGTCGGCCCGCCGGTGCGCGCGACAACGCGGTGGCCGAGTGGGTCGCCGCGGCGTTGCTCGGGCTGGCCAGCGGGCTGCTGCTCGCCGTGCGCGAGCAGTGTCAGCGGCGATGGCGCCGTACGGTGAGCGCGGAGCTGGCCGGGGCCCGGGCGGTGCTCGTCGGTGCCGGGTCGATCGGCCGCTGCGCCCGCGACAAGCTCGCCGGCCTCGGGGCATCGGTCACCGTGGTCGCGCGCACCGGTCGTGCCGGGGTGCACCCGGTGACCGAGCTCGACGACCTCGTGGCCGAGGCCGACGCGGTGGTCCTGCTCGTGCCGGCGACCGCCGGCACCGCGGGCCTGGTGGGGGCGGGATTGCTGGCCCGGATGCCGGACGGGGCCGTGCTGGTGAACGCCGCGCGCGGCACGGTGGTCGACACGGCGGCGCTGACCGCCGAGGTCCTCGCCGGGCGGCTGCTGGCGGTGCTGGACGTCACCGACCCCGAGCCACTGCCGCCGGATCATCCACTGTGGACGGCCCCGGGGTGTTTCCTGTCGCCGCACATCGCGGGCGCAACGCGGCAGGGAAAGGCGCGGGCGATCGAGGCGGCGGCCGACCTGCTGGCACGGTACGCGCGAGGCGAGGGGTGA
- a CDS encoding M24 family metallopeptidase, translated as MTGTELSERLNHPVSTAELQRRWRAIREGMAACGIDVLVAQTNNDYVGGYIRYLTDIPATNGYPVTVVFPREEPMTIIRHGARGEDLVVDPVHDPVLRGVGRALASPYMSSVSYTRYDAAELALDALRPFATGRIGWVGTGTIPMAFGEYLQRELHAATFTEAADVVDTVRALKSEEELDLVRATAKLQDAAIAAAFEAVAPGMRDSDVAAIAQHTAQSLGSEQGIYWCVSTPLGEPGRIAHPHSQHRVIREGDAFHLMVEVNGPGGMYTEIGRSGVVGRVPDRIAEEYEFCLRAQRFCYGLLRPGAAPADIWAEYNEFLCDNGRPEELRLHCHGQGTDLVERPLIRAEEPMVLAAGMNLACHPRYVLDGFCHWVCDNVIIGDDGVEELHKFDKRLAELG; from the coding sequence ATGACCGGAACCGAGCTGTCCGAACGGCTGAACCACCCGGTGAGCACCGCCGAGCTGCAGCGGCGGTGGCGCGCGATCCGCGAGGGTATGGCCGCCTGCGGGATCGACGTGCTGGTGGCGCAGACGAACAACGACTACGTCGGCGGCTACATCCGCTACCTCACCGACATCCCGGCGACCAACGGCTACCCGGTCACCGTCGTGTTCCCCCGCGAGGAGCCGATGACGATCATCCGGCACGGCGCGCGCGGCGAGGATCTGGTGGTCGATCCCGTCCACGACCCGGTGCTGCGCGGCGTCGGCCGGGCGCTGGCGAGCCCGTACATGAGCTCGGTGTCCTACACCCGCTACGACGCTGCGGAGCTCGCGCTCGACGCGCTGCGGCCGTTCGCCACCGGCCGGATCGGATGGGTCGGCACCGGCACGATCCCGATGGCCTTCGGCGAGTACCTGCAGCGTGAGCTGCACGCGGCGACGTTCACCGAAGCCGCCGACGTCGTCGACACCGTCCGTGCGCTCAAGTCCGAAGAGGAGCTGGACCTGGTGCGCGCCACCGCGAAGCTGCAGGACGCGGCGATCGCGGCGGCGTTCGAGGCGGTGGCACCGGGGATGCGCGACAGCGACGTGGCCGCCATCGCGCAGCACACGGCGCAGTCGCTGGGCAGTGAGCAAGGCATCTACTGGTGCGTCTCGACACCACTCGGCGAGCCCGGCCGGATCGCGCACCCGCACAGCCAGCACCGGGTGATCCGCGAGGGCGATGCGTTCCACCTCATGGTGGAGGTGAACGGCCCTGGCGGGATGTACACCGAGATCGGCCGCTCCGGCGTCGTCGGCCGGGTCCCGGACCGGATCGCCGAGGAGTACGAGTTCTGCCTGCGGGCGCAGCGGTTCTGCTACGGCCTGCTGCGTCCAGGCGCAGCGCCCGCCGACATCTGGGCGGAGTACAACGAGTTCCTGTGCGACAACGGGCGGCCGGAGGAGCTGCGGCTGCACTGCCACGGCCAGGGCACCGATCTCGTCGAGCGCCCGCTGATCCGGGCCGAAGAGCCGATGGTGCTGGCCGCGGGTATGAACCTCGCCTGCCACCCGCGCTACGTGCTCGACGGCTTCTGCCACTGGGTGTGCGACAACGTGATCATCGGGGACGACGGCGTCGAGGAGCTGCACAAGTTCGACAAGCGGCTGGCCGAGCTGGGCTGA
- a CDS encoding alpha-hydroxy acid oxidase, with protein MNRAGNIAELRERARRRVPRPVFDLVEGGAEDEVTLRRNVEAFRATRLLPSALAMPGERDTAVRIFGDRLASPILLAPTGAARVLHGDAEMAVARAAAARDTVYVQGMVGSFTLEQVAAAAPGPRWYQLYLWPDRAAVRALLDRVAAAGYRALVVTVDSAVFGNRERDRRNGFTVPMRFGPRMALHCATRPSWAVDIARGHLRRRGSRHGRVAPHAMQRDMLRSLYPVTARDLADLRAWWSGPLVVKGVLRPADCRVLLDHGADGIVVSNHGGRQLDRAPATIEALAGVVAEVAGHAEVFLDGGVRRGTDVLAALATGARAVLIGRPYLYGLAAGGQAGVERVLQILTSELDRAMALTACARIEDIDHRVLATTIAGALTVAHPPAGAGTPRPGVDPRTG; from the coding sequence GTGAACCGCGCCGGCAACATCGCCGAACTGCGCGAGCGCGCACGCCGCCGGGTCCCTCGCCCGGTGTTCGACCTGGTCGAGGGCGGCGCCGAAGACGAGGTGACGCTGCGGCGCAACGTCGAAGCGTTCCGTGCCACGCGGCTGCTGCCCTCGGCCCTGGCCATGCCCGGCGAGCGCGATACCGCGGTGCGGATCTTCGGCGACCGGCTGGCGTCGCCGATCCTGCTCGCACCGACCGGCGCGGCACGGGTGCTGCACGGCGACGCCGAGATGGCCGTCGCCCGTGCGGCCGCTGCCCGCGACACCGTCTACGTCCAGGGCATGGTGGGCAGCTTCACCCTTGAGCAGGTCGCCGCCGCGGCCCCTGGCCCGCGGTGGTACCAGCTCTACCTCTGGCCGGACCGCGCCGCGGTGCGCGCGCTGCTGGACCGCGTCGCGGCGGCCGGGTACCGGGCTCTGGTGGTCACTGTGGACAGTGCGGTGTTCGGCAACCGCGAACGGGACCGCCGCAACGGATTCACCGTGCCGATGCGATTCGGGCCCCGGATGGCGCTGCACTGCGCCACGCGCCCGAGCTGGGCGGTGGACATCGCGCGCGGTCACCTGCGGCGGCGCGGCTCGCGCCACGGCCGGGTCGCGCCGCACGCGATGCAGCGAGACATGCTGCGCAGCCTCTACCCGGTGACCGCGCGGGACCTCGCCGACCTGCGCGCGTGGTGGTCCGGCCCGCTCGTGGTCAAGGGCGTGCTTCGCCCGGCCGACTGCCGCGTGCTGCTCGACCACGGCGCCGACGGCATCGTGGTGTCCAACCACGGCGGCCGCCAGCTCGACCGTGCGCCCGCCACCATCGAAGCCCTCGCAGGCGTCGTCGCCGAAGTCGCGGGCCACGCCGAGGTGTTCCTGGACGGCGGCGTGCGACGGGGCACCGACGTGCTCGCCGCCCTGGCCACCGGCGCCCGCGCGGTGCTGATCGGCCGGCCCTACTTGTACGGGCTCGCGGCCGGCGGGCAAGCGGGCGTGGAGCGGGTGCTGCAGATACTGACCTCGGAGCTCGACCGCGCGATGGCCCTCACCGCCTGCGCCCGCATCGAGGACATCGACCACCGCGTGCTCGCGACGACCATCGCCGGAGCCCTCACCGTGGCCCACCCGCCCGCGGGCGCCGGGACACCCCGTCCTGGTGTCGATCCGCGGACGGGGTGA